The DNA region TTGAGAGATAAAAACATGTTCGGTTCGTATGTATATTTCACCCGCCAGAAACCGGAAACGTTCGTTCCTGTCGAGGTTTTTATCAGCAAGCTGACGGGAGGAAGAGCGAAAACATCGGAGGAGTTCATGGCTCTCGTCACATCTCCCGGTTTCGATTCGTCCACGTTGAAAGGGGTCGATATTGAGGGCAGTGATCCATGGAAACATCCGCCTCTCGATATTTCCGATGTCCCGAAGTTTCAGTTGAATTACCTTTCGTTCGGAGACGAATTGGGCAAAATCGCTCTGAAGCTCACAGCGATGATTATTGTGTGTATCGGGCTCTTCTACCTGTCGTTCGTTTCGTTCATTCGCTATGATGTGAGGTGATTATATGCTGTCCACGGTCGTTATCCGCGAGCTCAGGCATAATTTTCTGAGCCTGAGATTTTCCCTGGCGTTACTGATTACGGTGCTTGTGTTCGGTTTCGGCACGGTCGCATTCATGAAAAAATATTCGGCACGTATGGATCAATATACGAAGTATCAGAATGAGCTGGAACGCGCCGCTCAACAAACAGCCGGTTCAAATTTCACTCAACTGGCGGTCAAAAAACAGGATTTCATCATGAAGCCCCGCAAGGACAGCTTCATAAGCAGCTCGTGGGAAAACCACATCCCCAACAGTATTCAATTCAGCGCCTACAATGTCTTTGGGTTCGAGTCGCGCGCGGGAAGCAGCAATCCCTATCTCAATCTCACCCAGGAGCTTGAATGGTCGTTCATCGTGTCGATCATTCTCAGCTTCACCATGCTGATGCTGAGCTTCGATTCGATATCCGGTGAGAAAGAGGCCCACACGCTTGCGCTGTCGCTGACGAATTCCGTGTCGAGGGGGACGCTCCTCATGGGCAAGTTCCTCGCCACCGTCATGACTTCGATGGTCATGCTGGTTGCCGGTATCTGCCTGAGCCTGATCATGCTCCTGGTTTCCGGAACGTTCGACGTCTCTCTGTCAATCATGGGAGAAGTTCTCGGCTTTATCTTCTTCAGCGGGGTATTCCTGGCCAGTATCGCCGCCTGCGGACTTTTTTCCTCGGTCATCGTGAAAAATTCCGATCTGAGCCTGCTCATCGCGCTCGTCCTGTGGGTGTTGTTTGTCGTGATCGTCCCGAATTCGGCGATTTTCTGGTCGCAGAACATCTTCCCTATCGATACATCGGATGCCGTCAACGAAAAAGTTCAGAGCGCCAGGGATGCCCTTGAAAAGAGTGGACGCGAGGGAAGATGGCAAATGATATTCGAACAACCATTTTATCCATTCCATGAAGTTCGTGCAGACCATCAGACAAACCTGATGAACAGCGAAATGCAGCTGCGGAACGCATATTACCATGACATGTTCCGCCAGCTCGAACGAGCCCGCCTTCTGACCCTTATATCACCGGTCTCCCAGTACCAGTACCTGTGCGAGGCTGTGGTCGGCGGCGGATTCCTCCGGTTTCAAAGCGTATGGAACGGCCTCCACGTGTACCAGGCTCAGTTTCTCGCATTTTTCAAGGAAAAGGACGCCCAGGACACGGGAAGTCCCCACTGGTACAATCCCTACGAGGATGTCTCCACAACGCGGAAACCGGTGAATTTCGGAGAAATACCCGTCTTCAATGAAAAGCCCGTATCTTTTGGCGAACGGTTTACTTTCGCGCGGACATATTTTGTGGTGATTGTCCTCTATACCGCCGTGGTGTTTTTTCTTACGTTTGCGCTGTTCGTGAAGTATGATGTCCGGTGATGTGAACGGGTTATGCAGCAAAAATGCCCGGTTGGATTTTTTAGTATCCGGTATGGTATTTCGTATTGCGGATGATATTGATTCTGTTTATGAATATATTCCTTTTCGTCTCAACCCTCTCCGCTTCATGATTATTTCACCGTAAAACGCAATTTGCGCTTGCTTCACTCCCGTATGGACAATTATTTACATGCACGCCTGAACGAATTGCATCCCGGGCGCTCGAGGTCAATAATTGTTAACCGATGATCGTGCTGTCATCATACTTTTACCATTACAACGTATGGAGGGAAATCCACCATGATTCTCGACCGAATCGATAACGCCGCCCGGTATTATGCGCTGCATCCGGGTTTCAGACCGGCATTCGAACACCTCAAAACACTGAACCTCCCCGCGCTAGAGGATGGCCGTCACGAGGTGGACGGCGACCGTGTGTTCATGATCCTCATGCACCGTCGCGGAAAAGGGACGGATAACACGAAGCTCGAATCCCATATGCGCTATATCGACGTTCAATGTACCATTTCGGGCACCGATCTGGTCGGCTGGAAAAATCTTGCCGAGTGCGCCGCCGGGGGACAGGGCTACAACGGGGAGAAGGATGTAGAATTTTACCCCGGAAAATCCGATGTCTGGATCAAGACTCCTCCGGGGACCTTTGCGGTGTTCTTCCCCGAGGATGTCCATGCGCCTCTCGGCTCGGAAGACGACCTTTTCAAGGTTGTCATCAAAATCGCCGTCGACTGGTGATGTTTATGGGGAAGTATCGGCAGGAGGATTATGATTTTTCCGGAAAAAGGATGAGGCGCCGATATGACGCTTGAAGCGATTGTGACCGCTTACGGGTATCCCGCTCTTTTTGCCGGTGTGTTTCTCGAAGGTGAAACTGTTCTCATTATCGGCGGTTTCATGGCGCATCGCGGATACCTGAACCTGCCGCTCGTTATCGGCGCATCGTTTCTGGGAGCGTTTTTGTATACCCAGTTATTTTTCTTTCTGGGGCGAAGAGGAAAAAGCTCGTTTATCGAGCGGAAACCAAGCCGTCAGCTCCGGGCGCAGAAGATACAAAAGCTCCTTGAACAGTATCAGACTTCAACGGTTATCGGATTCCGATTTCTCTACGGGCTCAGGACAATAACGCCTTTCATAATTGGCATGAGCGGATACAATCCCCGGCGGTTCATGGTGTTGAACGCTCTCGGAACGATTCCATGGGCTGTCATTTACGGTGTCGTGGGGTTCCTGTTCGGTCAATTTCTGGAGACGGTGCTCGCTGATGTGAAGAAATACGAGATGTGGATTTTTCTGGCGCTTGCCATTGCGGGATTTGTGGTTTGGCTGATCTATAGAATACGGCTGAAGCATCGTATCCGTACATATGATTCCACACTGTTTCAAAGACTGTAATTTTTTGTTAATTAATCCGGTCTTACCCGGATTTATTACTATATTTCACCACAAAGACACAAAGACACGAAGAAGCATAATAAACTATGCAAGTTAATCAATTTATGCATAAAACGCATGAATGAAGCATTATGCATTTTATCGTGTCATTCCCGTGAAAACGGGAATCCATAATATCATATTCATGACATAGCGATTGTAAAACTGTATTCCCAATTCACTTTGTCCCTGGGAATGACAATTCTTGTACAATACATGAGTTAATAGAAGCTCATTAACCCGGATTAATCTGAAAATAATTTTTATCCTTCTTTGTGGCCATGGATGGTCATGGAGATTATTCATGATAATATTTCACCACAAAGACACAAAGGCGCAAAGAAGCATAATAGACTATTAATACTATATTTATTGATAATAAACCATCCAGATCAAAAAAGATATGAAAACAAATCCGCGATAATCCATCCGATCCGTGAAAATCCATGTTCTATTAAAATTTGTGGATGGATCGGGCTGAGGACTTCATATTGGCAGTTTTTTGAGGGATACAGGTATGAAAAGACGGGATTTTCTTACAGTATCGGCACAGTCAGCGTTTATAGCTCAACTTGCATCGGGATGTTCGCTGACGAGATCGATGCGAGGCAGCCGGCACCTCGTGGATACACCTGAAAAACGCGCCGGATATCTCGAAGAAATGCTCGAAAAACTCTGCACCGATATCGGTCCACATCCTATCGGCAGTCCTCAGTATGATCAGGCCGCCAGAATTGTATGGAAGGAGATGAAGCGGTCGCTCCCGGTTGTCGGGATGGATACCTTTACCTTCGAGCGATGGGTGCTCAGCGGCGATCCTGAATTATTTGTCGGCGGCGCAAAACTCGATGCCTATATCTGCCACGGAACATCGGGGACGCCTCCGGAGGGCATTACGGGATTCGTGAAACGGATCGACGAGGACGGAATTCCCTATGGAGTCGTTGACAGATCCACCGGGGAAATTCGGGCATATATTATCGATGCGCGGTATGATAAGGCGGTTCCGCTGCCGTATTACAGTTTCGGGAAACCGGTGAAATGCCTGCCCGCGTTCAACATTGGCAAAACGGACATCCCTGTTATCGAAAAAGCCATTGAAGCGAAAATCCCGGTACGAATGAAGGCGATTGTCGAATTTATCCCGGTTACACCAACCGCGAATGTCGCCGGCATGCTTCCCGGTAACAGAAGAGAAGAGATTCTGTTTATCGCGCATCTCGATACAGTCTACAACAGCCAGGGTGCGAACGACAACACCGCATCGCTCATCATCATGCTCATGCTTGCCCATGCGTTTACGGGGACACGGCCTGAAAAAACGCTGAGGTTTCTTGCAACCACCGGCGAGGAATACAACAAGCTCGGAGCTGTTAATTATGCTGAGAAACGCAGGAAGGATGGGAGCCTCCGTGATATACGGTACATCGTCAATTTCGATTCCCTGACATGGGGTACCACCCTGAAGATTTACACGGAGGACGATGAACTCCGCTCGTTGATCGGTGCAATCGACCGCGAGCTCGACCTGCCGGGAACCCCCGAACTGAACGACAGCGACGGTTTCCAGCTCGATGCGCGGCCATTCCGTGAGACCGGGGCACGGGCGATGTATGTGAACAGCATCGGCTACCCCAATACCCTTGTCTGGCACCGTCCCGAGGATGTCCCCGACACTGTGCCGGTCGAGTGCATGGAAACGGGTTTTCGTATGTTCAGCGAATATATCAACCGTGTCATGAAAATGTAAAAAATGA from bacterium includes:
- a CDS encoding YhcH/YjgK/YiaL family protein, which encodes MILDRIDNAARYYALHPGFRPAFEHLKTLNLPALEDGRHEVDGDRVFMILMHRRGKGTDNTKLESHMRYIDVQCTISGTDLVGWKNLAECAAGGQGYNGEKDVEFYPGKSDVWIKTPPGTFAVFFPEDVHAPLGSEDDLFKVVIKIAVDW
- a CDS encoding ABC transporter permease, encoding MLSTVVIRELRHNFLSLRFSLALLITVLVFGFGTVAFMKKYSARMDQYTKYQNELERAAQQTAGSNFTQLAVKKQDFIMKPRKDSFISSSWENHIPNSIQFSAYNVFGFESRAGSSNPYLNLTQELEWSFIVSIILSFTMLMLSFDSISGEKEAHTLALSLTNSVSRGTLLMGKFLATVMTSMVMLVAGICLSLIMLLVSGTFDVSLSIMGEVLGFIFFSGVFLASIAACGLFSSVIVKNSDLSLLIALVLWVLFVVIVPNSAIFWSQNIFPIDTSDAVNEKVQSARDALEKSGREGRWQMIFEQPFYPFHEVRADHQTNLMNSEMQLRNAYYHDMFRQLERARLLTLISPVSQYQYLCEAVVGGGFLRFQSVWNGLHVYQAQFLAFFKEKDAQDTGSPHWYNPYEDVSTTRKPVNFGEIPVFNEKPVSFGERFTFARTYFVVIVLYTAVVFFLTFALFVKYDVR
- a CDS encoding DedA family protein, whose translation is MTLEAIVTAYGYPALFAGVFLEGETVLIIGGFMAHRGYLNLPLVIGASFLGAFLYTQLFFFLGRRGKSSFIERKPSRQLRAQKIQKLLEQYQTSTVIGFRFLYGLRTITPFIIGMSGYNPRRFMVLNALGTIPWAVIYGVVGFLFGQFLETVLADVKKYEMWIFLALAIAGFVVWLIYRIRLKHRIRTYDSTLFQRL
- a CDS encoding M28 family metallopeptidase, with protein sequence MKRRDFLTVSAQSAFIAQLASGCSLTRSMRGSRHLVDTPEKRAGYLEEMLEKLCTDIGPHPIGSPQYDQAARIVWKEMKRSLPVVGMDTFTFERWVLSGDPELFVGGAKLDAYICHGTSGTPPEGITGFVKRIDEDGIPYGVVDRSTGEIRAYIIDARYDKAVPLPYYSFGKPVKCLPAFNIGKTDIPVIEKAIEAKIPVRMKAIVEFIPVTPTANVAGMLPGNRREEILFIAHLDTVYNSQGANDNTASLIIMLMLAHAFTGTRPEKTLRFLATTGEEYNKLGAVNYAEKRRKDGSLRDIRYIVNFDSLTWGTTLKIYTEDDELRSLIGAIDRELDLPGTPELNDSDGFQLDARPFRETGARAMYVNSIGYPNTLVWHRPEDVPDTVPVECMETGFRMFSEYINRVMKM